One Methanolobus sp. WCC4 DNA segment encodes these proteins:
- a CDS encoding ABC transporter permease, which produces MLSPAQAIRISLGSIGSSKMRSALTTLGIIIGVAAVIANVSLGASFNQYFNDEIGAVGSNFIVVYSQSIDVFFDRELEIIENTPGVEGVSPINQQMAKVTYMSTSRQIDIQGVTEDYDEVANFDLDSGTFLTDKDRYVAVIGAEVAYEKFDKKISVKNPIDITFRREDGGVVTQTFIVKGIVTDPETTFAQTGVEPEIRVFIPIETMNEILGKDDYGGFFIKAQSLEVVRETGDELDERLARALGVPSRDLDNDDAKPYIVFDQIEILEQTNQLSAALTSLLTSVAFISLLVGSIGIMNIMLVTVAERTREIGLLKSLGYSEKDILALFIIESMIVGVIGGVLGTLLGIAGALVANDILDVPDVFPVSLIFLGFFVSLLVGLVAGVYPARKAARMNPVEALRKE; this is translated from the coding sequence ATGTTAAGTCCGGCTCAGGCTATACGGATATCACTGGGTAGTATCGGCAGCTCCAAGATGAGGTCTGCCCTTACGACCCTTGGGATCATCATCGGCGTTGCAGCGGTCATAGCCAACGTCTCCCTCGGAGCCAGTTTCAACCAGTACTTCAATGATGAGATCGGTGCTGTGGGTTCCAACTTCATTGTTGTATATAGCCAGAGCATAGATGTTTTCTTTGACAGGGAACTGGAGATAATAGAGAACACTCCCGGAGTTGAGGGTGTATCTCCAATAAATCAACAGATGGCGAAGGTCACTTACATGTCGACCTCGCGACAGATCGATATTCAGGGGGTCACCGAGGACTATGATGAAGTAGCGAACTTCGATCTGGATTCAGGGACATTTCTCACGGACAAGGACCGTTACGTTGCTGTCATAGGTGCCGAGGTCGCCTACGAGAAGTTCGACAAGAAGATATCTGTCAAGAACCCGATCGATATCACCTTCAGGAGGGAGGATGGTGGGGTGGTCACCCAGACTTTCATTGTGAAAGGTATAGTTACGGACCCTGAAACCACTTTTGCGCAGACTGGTGTGGAACCTGAGATCCGTGTCTTCATTCCTATCGAGACAATGAATGAGATACTGGGCAAGGATGATTATGGTGGATTCTTCATCAAGGCACAGAGCCTCGAGGTTGTCAGGGAGACCGGGGATGAACTGGACGAACGTCTTGCAAGGGCACTGGGTGTTCCAAGCAGGGACCTTGACAACGATGATGCAAAACCATATATCGTGTTCGACCAGATCGAGATACTGGAGCAGACCAACCAGCTCTCAGCAGCGCTTACATCGCTTCTGACATCAGTTGCATTCATCTCGCTGCTTGTGGGCTCCATCGGTATTATGAACATCATGCTTGTGACAGTTGCTGAAAGGACCCGTGAGATCGGTCTTTTGAAGTCTCTTGGTTACAGTGAGAAGGATATCCTTGCACTTTTCATAATTGAGTCTATGATAGTAGGTGTGATTGGAGGGGTCTTAGGTACATTACTCGGAATAGCAGGTGCTCTGGTGGCGAATGATATCCTTGATGTGCCGGACGTGTTCCCTGTAAGCCTGATATTCCTCGGATTCTTCGTATCGCTGCTGGTGGGTCTGGTGGCCGGTGTTTATCCTGCAAGGAAGGCTGCACGCATGAACCCTGTTGAAGCTCTGAGGAAGGAGTGA
- a CDS encoding ABC transporter permease — MIDLRHSFIIALGSISSAKMRSALTALGIIIGVAAVVANVSLGASFNQYFTDELGSLGSNFIIIYSQDVNIFYDAELELIRNTPGIDSASAFNQQTAAVTYISSTRQIDVQGVGEDARYISNLLVEEGNFLSDKDKYVAVIGKEVAEEKFDKDVSIKNYMDITIKRDDGTTVTRKFRVKGILASEDNTFVTGGPDRDVTIYVPIATLNEMLNVTDYVGFSARTEDAESVGEVADEVDKRLARSLGVPTRDLDNDDAKPYRIFDQAEIIEQLDALADSLTVLITLIAVVALIVGSIGIMNIMLVTVTERTREIGLLKSLGYTRNGILTLFILESITVGVIGGILGTLLGLVGSYVVEVYLNIPPVFPFYLVFLGFFISVFVGLVAGVYPANKAANLDPVEALRHE; from the coding sequence ATGATAGACCTGAGACATTCATTCATTATCGCTCTTGGAAGCATAAGCAGTGCGAAGATGAGGTCCGCCCTCACCGCCCTTGGTATAATTATAGGTGTGGCTGCTGTTGTTGCGAATGTCTCCCTTGGTGCAAGTTTCAACCAGTACTTCACGGATGAGCTGGGTTCACTTGGTTCTAATTTCATAATCATATACAGTCAGGATGTCAATATCTTCTATGACGCTGAGCTGGAGCTCATAAGGAACACACCGGGTATCGATAGCGCTTCGGCCTTCAATCAACAGACAGCTGCTGTCACATACATCTCCTCAACCCGACAGATCGATGTGCAGGGGGTGGGTGAGGATGCCCGGTACATATCGAATCTGCTTGTGGAAGAAGGTAATTTCCTGTCGGATAAGGACAAGTACGTGGCAGTCATAGGAAAAGAGGTTGCGGAGGAGAAGTTCGACAAGGATGTCTCCATCAAGAACTATATGGATATAACTATCAAACGTGATGACGGTACCACTGTGACCCGTAAGTTCCGTGTGAAGGGCATACTTGCCAGTGAGGATAACACCTTTGTAACAGGTGGTCCTGACCGTGATGTGACGATCTATGTCCCAATAGCGACCCTGAACGAGATGCTCAATGTGACTGATTATGTGGGATTCTCTGCAAGGACAGAGGATGCAGAGTCTGTGGGGGAGGTCGCAGATGAGGTGGATAAGAGACTGGCAAGGTCTCTGGGGGTTCCTACAAGGGATCTTGATAATGATGATGCGAAACCCTATCGCATCTTCGACCAGGCAGAGATCATAGAGCAACTCGATGCCCTTGCAGATTCCCTGACGGTCCTCATCACACTGATCGCAGTAGTTGCACTCATTGTCGGTTCTATAGGTATCATGAACATCATGCTTGTCACAGTCACCGAAAGGACCCGTGAGATCGGTCTTTTGAAATCCCTTGGATATACGAGGAATGGGATTCTTACTCTCTTTATTCTGGAATCCATTACCGTGGGTGTCATTGGTGGTATACTCGGCACACTACTGGGTCTGGTGGGGTCCTATGTGGTGGAAGTCTACCTGAACATCCCTCCTGTGTTCCCGTTCTATCTTGTTTTCCTTGGCTTCTTCATCTCTGTATTTGTTGGTCTGGTAGCCGGTGTCTATCCTGCTAATAAGGCTGCGAACCTTGACCCGGTGGAAGCTCTGCGACATGAATGA
- a CDS encoding ABC transporter ATP-binding protein, protein MADNAAYVPDDGNVIDIAGLKKSYFLGEMEVPILHGIDLCIKKGEFVAIMGPSGSGKSTLMNMIGCLDRPTDGKVMLMGKDTNIISDNELAELRGFEIGFVFQNFNLIPRLSAYENVMLPTYSNTKKGMDTSTRARDLLKLVGLDDRMGHRPPELSGGQRQRVAIARSLINDPSLILADEPTGNLDSKTSEEIMGIFSDLHKKGRTIVMITHDPEMEQYADRVVHIRDGYIGNN, encoded by the coding sequence ATGGCTGACAACGCTGCTTATGTTCCTGATGATGGCAATGTTATCGATATCGCGGGTCTGAAAAAGAGCTACTTCCTTGGCGAGATGGAAGTGCCTATCCTCCACGGTATAGACCTGTGCATTAAAAAAGGGGAATTCGTTGCCATCATGGGTCCATCCGGGTCGGGGAAGAGTACCCTGATGAACATGATAGGCTGTCTTGACAGGCCTACGGATGGAAAGGTAATGCTCATGGGGAAGGACACGAACATTATCTCAGATAATGAGCTTGCAGAACTACGTGGTTTTGAGATCGGTTTCGTTTTCCAGAACTTCAACCTCATTCCACGTTTGAGTGCCTACGAGAATGTGATGCTTCCAACTTATTCCAACACAAAGAAGGGAATGGACACCTCTACTCGGGCACGGGATCTGCTGAAACTGGTGGGTCTCGATGACCGTATGGGTCACAGGCCACCGGAACTCTCAGGTGGTCAGAGGCAGAGGGTAGCAATAGCAAGGTCACTGATAAATGATCCCTCTCTGATACTTGCAGATGAACCAACAGGGAATCTGGATTCAAAGACAAGTGAGGAGATCATGGGGATCTTCTCAGACCTGCACAAAAAAGGTCGTACAATTGTGATGATCACCCATGATCCTGAAATGGAACAGTATGCAGACAGGGTGGTTCACATAAGGGACGGCTATATTGGTAATAATTGA
- a CDS encoding COG1361 S-layer family protein gives MKIIYEVKRAFYVLLCVAMLSTSFMVPASADSAATMTVDVIDYDPFPAQIGEYVDVRVKIENIGYGRADAVSLKMDPEYPFSLDSQNNAVEFIGILSPDDAAVHEFRLYVDENAKVGTGTVDIYYQVHEGGSWFKSSFDLKVGSSSFDSKGTIELTEITSEPEVFMPGDTGTVSFTLTNTATESSVTIDGEEFDTNARVQSATLGGVDGIDVTSESYVGSGVIGPGDSISVSYNVDIADDAQDGTYYLDLSMVGNSYSYNNNWRIPVKVDSATVKVIPSKPMTLVNGEGTLEFDVANMHPNTLSSVSVKLSADGVDLSPEEYFVGSMDSDELFTIEIDARTDIDAESVPVTITVDYRNGINEHSTEVAVRDLSLITEDEGNAGNLAVMAVVLIAFLGIPAVVYMKRRKQN, from the coding sequence ATGAAGATTATCTATGAGGTCAAAAGAGCATTCTATGTACTGCTCTGTGTAGCGATGTTGAGCACTTCTTTCATGGTACCTGCTTCTGCAGATTCTGCCGCCACGATGACGGTGGATGTTATAGACTATGATCCCTTCCCGGCCCAGATCGGCGAGTATGTCGATGTTAGGGTCAAGATAGAGAACATAGGTTATGGTCGTGCAGATGCGGTCTCCCTGAAGATGGATCCTGAATACCCGTTCTCTCTTGATTCACAGAACAACGCGGTGGAATTCATTGGCATACTTTCTCCTGATGACGCAGCCGTTCATGAATTCCGCCTCTACGTTGATGAGAATGCGAAGGTAGGGACCGGTACAGTGGATATCTACTATCAGGTCCATGAAGGCGGTTCATGGTTCAAGTCCTCCTTTGACCTTAAAGTTGGTTCCAGTTCATTTGACAGCAAAGGAACCATCGAACTCACGGAGATAACCTCTGAGCCTGAGGTATTCATGCCAGGGGATACGGGAACCGTGAGTTTCACCCTTACAAATACAGCAACAGAAAGCTCGGTCACCATCGACGGTGAGGAATTCGATACCAATGCCCGTGTCCAGTCAGCAACCCTTGGTGGTGTTGATGGGATAGATGTCACAAGTGAGAGCTATGTTGGCTCCGGTGTGATAGGTCCGGGTGATTCGATAAGTGTGAGCTACAATGTTGACATTGCTGACGATGCACAGGATGGAACTTACTATCTTGACCTTTCAATGGTGGGAAATTCATATTCATATAATAACAACTGGAGGATCCCTGTAAAGGTCGATTCTGCAACTGTCAAGGTCATACCTTCCAAACCAATGACTCTTGTCAATGGTGAGGGAACCCTTGAGTTCGATGTTGCCAATATGCACCCTAACACCCTCAGCTCTGTAAGTGTAAAGCTCAGTGCAGATGGTGTCGATCTCTCTCCTGAGGAATACTTCGTTGGCTCAATGGACTCAGATGAGCTCTTCACCATAGAGATCGATGCCAGAACCGATATAGATGCTGAGTCTGTGCCCGTTACTATCACCGTTGATTACAGGAACGGTATCAATGAGCACAGCACAGAGGTCGCTGTCCGTGACCTTTCCCTCATCACCGAGGATGAAGGCAATGCCGGGAACCTTGCAGTCATGGCTGTTGTACTGATCGCATTCCTCGGTATCCCTGCAGTGGTCTACATGAAGCGCAGGAAGCAGAACTAA
- a CDS encoding ABC transporter permease — protein MLSLKHSFRMAVGSIGSSKLRSALTTLGIVIGVAAVIANVSLGASFNQYFTEEIGSVGNNFIIIEGKTSNLFHDDEMEIIKNTPGIVGVSPLSQEVAQVKYISATRQITVQGVSEDYEEVGNIQMESGTFIDDKDKYMAVIGHDVAYDKFDRKISDKNTIELTFTRADGETVTKQFKVKGIVDSPETTFVQSGIEPDERIFIPIATMNEIMDEDYYWGYFAAADSLESIGDVTDELDKRLARDLGVPFRDLDNEDAKPYALTDQGEILEEVDQLSAALGSLLTSVALISLIVGSIGIMNIMLVTVTERTGEIGIMKSLGYKNYEVLSLFMVESIVVGLFGGVLGIILGVIGAYLADNAMGLPYVFPVDMILTGMLVSLIVGLLAGLYPANKAARMNPVDALRHE, from the coding sequence ATGCTGAGTCTGAAACATTCCTTCAGGATGGCTGTCGGCAGTATCGGCAGCTCAAAGCTCAGGTCCGCACTGACGACACTTGGTATTGTCATCGGTGTTGCTGCGGTGATAGCCAACGTCTCCCTTGGAGCCAGTTTCAACCAGTATTTCACTGAAGAGATTGGTTCTGTGGGTAACAATTTCATCATTATCGAAGGAAAGACATCCAACCTCTTCCATGATGATGAGATGGAGATCATAAAGAACACACCGGGAATTGTGGGTGTATCTCCTTTGAGTCAGGAGGTTGCACAGGTCAAATACATATCCGCCACGCGGCAGATCACTGTTCAGGGTGTCTCGGAGGACTACGAGGAAGTAGGGAATATCCAGATGGAAAGCGGGACCTTCATCGATGACAAGGACAAATACATGGCAGTCATCGGTCATGATGTAGCCTATGATAAGTTCGACCGCAAGATCTCCGACAAAAATACAATCGAACTGACCTTTACAAGAGCTGACGGTGAGACCGTTACAAAACAGTTCAAGGTGAAGGGTATCGTTGACAGTCCGGAGACGACATTCGTCCAGAGTGGCATCGAACCTGACGAAAGGATCTTCATTCCAATCGCAACCATGAACGAGATCATGGATGAGGACTATTACTGGGGATATTTTGCAGCAGCTGACAGTCTTGAATCTATAGGTGATGTCACGGATGAACTTGACAAGAGACTTGCAAGGGACCTTGGTGTTCCTTTCAGGGATCTGGACAATGAGGATGCAAAACCCTACGCACTTACGGACCAGGGTGAGATCCTTGAAGAGGTGGACCAGTTATCTGCTGCACTTGGATCATTGCTCACTTCCGTTGCTCTGATCTCACTTATTGTGGGTTCCATCGGCATTATGAACATCATGCTGGTAACGGTCACTGAAAGGACCGGTGAGATAGGTATCATGAAATCCCTCGGGTATAAGAACTATGAGGTTCTGTCCCTGTTCATGGTGGAATCTATTGTAGTGGGACTTTTCGGAGGTGTACTTGGGATCATCCTGGGTGTAATAGGTGCCTATCTTGCAGATAATGCAATGGGTCTTCCTTACGTATTCCCTGTGGACATGATCCTCACTGGTATGCTGGTATCACTCATAGTTGGTCTTCTTGCCGGTCTTTACCCGGCCAATAAGGCTGCAAGGATGAATCCGGTGGATGCTCTAAGGCACGAATAG
- a CDS encoding PLD nuclease N-terminal domain-containing protein: MLEEILIGIPILMFLFFFGAGILGTLFWIWMLIDCATREPSEGNDKLIWIIVIIFTHLLGALIYFLVRRPKRIEMYGR, from the coding sequence ATGTTAGAAGAGATATTGATAGGGATCCCGATACTTATGTTCCTGTTCTTTTTCGGAGCAGGGATACTTGGTACCCTGTTCTGGATATGGATGCTCATTGACTGTGCGACCAGGGAACCTTCTGAAGGGAATGACAAACTGATATGGATCATCGTGATAATATTCACTCATCTGCTGGGAGCTCTTATCTACTTCCTTGTAAGAAGGCCAAAGCGTATTGAGATGTATGGCAGATAA
- a CDS encoding sensor domain-containing protein, translated as MAEMRNTMWNFIKVAFMKQTYLNILYLIFSFPLGTAYFVFLVTGLSLGSGLLLAWVGIPILILVFLAWWEIASFERQMAIWLLGIEIAPMSLKPAPDQSILGKAIFRIKSPVTWKALLFLLVKFPLGILSLVTMVVLVALTIGMLTSPVTYFFGSGPGDSFVGSVLFSVLGIFVGLASLHLLNLLAHIEGTFAKKMLGYSEKYTESL; from the coding sequence ATGGCTGAGATGAGGAATACTATGTGGAATTTCATAAAGGTTGCTTTCATGAAGCAGACCTATCTGAACATTCTCTATCTCATTTTCTCTTTCCCGCTCGGCACAGCTTATTTTGTGTTCCTGGTAACGGGCCTGTCATTAGGTTCCGGCCTTTTGCTGGCATGGGTAGGTATTCCTATTCTGATACTTGTTTTCCTGGCATGGTGGGAGATAGCATCCTTTGAACGTCAGATGGCGATATGGCTGCTTGGTATTGAGATAGCTCCCATGTCCCTGAAGCCTGCTCCTGACCAGAGCATCCTTGGAAAGGCAATATTCAGGATAAAGAGTCCTGTAACATGGAAAGCACTTCTATTCCTTCTGGTGAAATTCCCTCTTGGTATCCTCTCACTTGTAACTATGGTGGTCCTTGTGGCACTGACCATAGGAATGCTCACAAGTCCGGTGACCTATTTCTTCGGTAGTGGACCGGGGGATAGTTTTGTAGGATCGGTACTTTTCTCTGTATTGGGTATATTTGTAGGACTTGCATCTCTCCATTTGTTGAACCTGCTGGCCCATATTGAAGGAACATTTGCAAAAAAGATGCTGGGATATTCAGAAAAGTATACTGAGTCGCTTTAA
- a CDS encoding MarR family transcriptional regulator — protein MDALEEIFGKTAQMTVLKNLIAHKDESTYLSGIADETGLSHSSVARVITPLIKSNIVIEKPLGKQIRTFRLNLESEKTKLILDFYDSINSLSD, from the coding sequence ATGGATGCGCTGGAAGAGATATTTGGAAAAACGGCCCAGATGACAGTTCTGAAAAACCTCATCGCACACAAGGATGAATCGACCTATCTATCTGGAATTGCAGATGAGACAGGATTATCACACTCCAGTGTTGCAAGGGTCATCACACCACTTATTAAAAGTAATATCGTCATCGAGAAACCTCTTGGAAAGCAGATCAGGACTTTCAGGCTCAACCTTGAGAGTGAAAAGACAAAGCTGATACTCGATTTCTACGATAGTATCAACAGTCTGAGTGACTGA
- a CDS encoding response regulator produces the protein MDGENISVKILSLLENDPGISTKEISEKLSVSESYVKETLESMSDIRQKVLIVDDEMDALIALKVALETEGYNVVEAKDGHEAIEKVHSEIPDVILLDLMIPGIDGFEVCRQLRSDPTYSHIPVIMLTARGEIDDKVEGIELGADDYVTKPFNLKELKARIKMVLRRNQD, from the coding sequence ATGGATGGAGAAAACATTAGCGTAAAGATCCTTTCACTTCTGGAGAATGACCCGGGTATAAGCACTAAGGAGATCTCTGAGAAATTATCAGTTTCCGAATCTTATGTCAAGGAGACACTGGAAAGTATGTCCGATATAAGGCAGAAGGTTCTTATTGTCGATGACGAGATGGATGCTCTGATAGCTTTGAAAGTAGCTCTGGAAACAGAAGGGTACAACGTTGTAGAGGCAAAGGATGGTCATGAGGCTATAGAGAAGGTTCATTCCGAGATACCGGATGTGATATTGCTCGATCTTATGATCCCTGGCATCGATGGCTTTGAGGTTTGCAGACAACTGCGATCCGACCCGACCTACAGTCATATTCCTGTGATAATGCTCACTGCCCGTGGTGAGATCGATGATAAGGTTGAAGGTATCGAACTGGGTGCTGATGATTATGTCACAAAGCCGTTCAACCTGAAAGAACTGAAAGCACGTATAAAGATGGTCCTGAGAAGGAATCAGGATTGA
- a CDS encoding sensor histidine kinase → MWNRKSRWNLILLAVVVLLLISSIFFLWMRTNLEVRSVVEEQYQNQQLSLTRQIADNIEKTLNERVLLLEVIAKKDTGVPPDNYLSDLKSVYDVAGIFYVVEYVSEDGTIVSGYPEENVPIGLNLYDSNQYGAFEMVKESGEVYVTDPLKLIEGNYGSFIWVPVYEGGEFRGAFIAIVQESDLKSRYVVESNSSSYAYLLDNRGRVLYSDQGDYPRRTSYAEIMASTSSGLSNIIAEQVNGTEGNGKYLILENGSLVEERLVSYSPIEWYNQKWSLAITSPSSEVDRLIVSVYLKLFIVAVVSVLFIVFVSSFLVIILFNWSKSLEKEVDEKTQELKESNESLKAANSKLKELDRLKTEFLSVVSHELKTPLTAMKTSSEFLRENDSCDIPLKNQMLDIVIRNIDRQSRMVDDLLDISRIESERMKFHQEPVDIGETIRMSLEILDSFIKEKDMAVLVNLPDNLPVVNTDRDKLVQVFVNLLNNAVKFSKKGGRIDINVVDEDDYLRVSVVDDGIGMGTEEIERIFDKFYQIDSTSTRKVGGSGLGLSIVKGIIEGQGGTITASSEEGKGSTFTFTLKK, encoded by the coding sequence ATGTGGAACCGGAAAAGCAGATGGAATCTAATTCTCCTTGCCGTAGTAGTTCTGCTTTTGATAAGTTCCATATTCTTTCTCTGGATGAGGACCAACCTTGAGGTCAGGTCGGTAGTTGAGGAACAATACCAGAATCAACAGTTGTCACTGACACGCCAGATAGCTGACAATATCGAGAAGACACTCAATGAAAGGGTACTGTTGCTCGAGGTTATCGCCAAAAAGGATACAGGTGTTCCTCCTGATAATTACCTGTCCGACCTTAAAAGTGTCTATGATGTTGCAGGGATATTCTATGTGGTTGAATATGTCTCAGAGGACGGTACGATAGTTTCGGGCTATCCTGAAGAGAACGTTCCTATCGGTCTGAATCTCTATGATTCGAATCAGTATGGCGCCTTTGAAATGGTAAAGGAGTCCGGAGAGGTATATGTTACGGATCCTTTGAAGCTGATAGAGGGTAACTATGGTTCTTTTATATGGGTGCCTGTTTATGAGGGTGGTGAGTTCAGGGGTGCTTTCATTGCGATAGTCCAGGAATCAGACCTTAAAAGCAGGTATGTGGTGGAATCTAATTCGTCCAGTTACGCATATCTCCTTGACAACAGAGGAAGAGTGCTTTATTCCGATCAGGGTGACTATCCAAGACGTACAAGCTATGCAGAGATCATGGCTTCTACTTCTTCGGGACTTAGCAATATCATTGCAGAACAGGTGAATGGTACGGAAGGGAACGGTAAGTACCTGATCCTTGAAAATGGATCTCTGGTCGAGGAAAGACTTGTCTCATATTCGCCTATTGAGTGGTACAATCAGAAATGGTCACTGGCAATAACAAGTCCTTCTTCTGAGGTTGACAGGCTTATCGTATCTGTTTACCTGAAACTTTTCATTGTAGCCGTGGTTTCGGTACTCTTCATAGTATTCGTTAGTTCGTTCCTGGTCATAATCCTCTTCAACTGGAGCAAGAGCCTTGAAAAGGAGGTTGATGAGAAGACCCAGGAACTCAAGGAATCCAATGAATCATTGAAGGCAGCAAATAGTAAGCTCAAGGAACTTGACAGGCTGAAGACCGAATTCCTTTCGGTGGTCTCCCATGAGCTGAAAACACCGCTGACTGCCATGAAAACCTCAAGTGAGTTCCTCCGGGAGAATGATAGTTGTGATATTCCTCTGAAGAATCAGATGCTTGATATCGTCATCAGGAACATAGACCGGCAGTCAAGGATGGTCGATGACCTTCTTGATATATCCAGGATCGAATCCGAGCGCATGAAGTTCCATCAGGAGCCTGTGGACATAGGGGAAACCATCAGGATGTCCCTTGAGATCCTTGACAGCTTCATAAAGGAAAAGGATATGGCGGTACTGGTGAACCTGCCTGATAACCTTCCGGTGGTCAATACGGACAGGGACAAACTGGTTCAGGTTTTCGTGAATCTTCTCAACAATGCTGTCAAGTTCAGTAAGAAGGGTGGAAGGATCGATATCAATGTGGTGGATGAGGATGACTATCTAAGGGTAAGTGTAGTTGATGATGGTATTGGCATGGGGACTGAAGAAATAGAGAGGATATTCGATAAGTTCTACCAGATAGACAGTACCTCTACCCGCAAGGTTGGAGGAAGCGGTCTTGGACTTTCAATTGTCAAAGGTATCATTGAAGGTCAGGGTGGGACCATAACTGCCAGCAGCGAAGAAGGAAAAGGCAGTACTTTCACATTTACATTAAAAAAATAA
- a CDS encoding PAS domain-containing sensor histidine kinase, with translation MTMDKHKGTKCTDNADIHLTEKELLDRIRELEVQLDASRTKLQETEEFYSGRLNNLNDVLFTVDENGYFTYLNSAIRNITGYEIEEVLGTHFTKHVHPDDIPGLLQDIEKTVAGEHKPYMFRIVKKKGDISYVHTTSRPIIEDGEYKGINGLMVDIARLKHVEFKLMEERDRAQKYLDIVGVIILVLDREGNIKLINKKGAQIFNCKESDIISKNWFELAMPDDLKEVAKKGYAKLIRKEIEPMPYFEAPIRVQEETRIFAWHNIMMRDEEGNITEVISSGEDITDKKKAEEALVFAKLLSENVNRTKKQFLSNVSHELRTPLNLIMGYSDLLYEDYLGQTNDEQKKYLDVIKKSGNRLLLLINSMIELSAAEEGKLELNIKEVSAPAIVKDIKNSTLPMAKKKHIKLDFELENDITVIHIDKNKLKTILYNLINNAIKFTPEMGEIKVTISREKDMLKFSVKDTGIGIDEKDLDKLFQPFLQIDPALTRRYEGVGLGLMIVKRFVEMHGGNIQVSSEPDKGSDFTFTIPENYEI, from the coding sequence ATGACAATGGACAAGCATAAAGGCACAAAATGCACAGATAATGCTGATATACATCTTACTGAAAAAGAACTTCTGGACCGGATAAGGGAACTGGAAGTTCAATTAGATGCATCGAGGACAAAACTACAGGAAACAGAGGAGTTCTACTCAGGCAGGCTCAACAACCTCAATGATGTCCTCTTTACCGTAGATGAGAATGGATATTTCACATACCTCAATTCTGCTATCAGGAATATAACCGGGTATGAGATCGAAGAGGTTCTTGGCACACATTTTACAAAACATGTTCATCCTGATGATATACCCGGACTTCTTCAGGACATTGAAAAGACCGTAGCAGGTGAACATAAACCATACATGTTCAGGATAGTCAAGAAAAAGGGAGATATCAGTTATGTTCATACCACATCCCGACCCATCATTGAAGATGGGGAATATAAGGGTATCAACGGACTTATGGTGGACATCGCCAGACTGAAACATGTCGAGTTCAAGCTAATGGAAGAAAGGGACAGGGCCCAGAAGTATCTTGACATAGTAGGCGTGATAATCCTTGTTCTGGATAGGGAAGGAAACATCAAACTTATCAACAAAAAAGGAGCCCAGATATTCAATTGCAAGGAATCTGACATCATCTCAAAGAACTGGTTCGAACTTGCAATGCCTGATGATCTTAAAGAGGTGGCAAAGAAAGGTTATGCAAAACTCATCAGAAAAGAGATCGAACCAATGCCATATTTTGAAGCCCCCATCAGAGTACAGGAAGAGACAAGGATATTCGCATGGCATAATATTATGATGAGAGATGAAGAAGGGAACATAACAGAGGTAATCTCATCAGGAGAGGACATAACCGACAAGAAAAAAGCTGAAGAAGCACTTGTTTTTGCCAAACTTCTATCTGAGAATGTCAACCGTACTAAAAAACAGTTCCTTTCCAACGTAAGTCATGAACTGAGGACACCACTTAATCTAATAATGGGCTATTCCGATCTCTTATATGAGGATTACCTGGGACAGACCAATGATGAACAGAAAAAATATCTTGATGTCATCAAGAAAAGTGGGAATCGTTTGCTTCTTCTTATCAACTCGATGATCGAACTATCAGCTGCAGAGGAAGGAAAACTGGAACTCAACATTAAAGAGGTCTCTGCACCAGCTATCGTCAAGGACATAAAGAACTCCACTCTTCCAATGGCAAAGAAGAAACATATAAAACTTGATTTTGAGCTTGAAAATGACATCACTGTCATACACATCGATAAGAACAAGCTGAAGACCATCCTTTACAACCTGATAAACAATGCCATCAAGTTCACACCCGAGATGGGAGAGATAAAGGTGACTATTTCCAGGGAGAAGGATATGTTGAAGTTCTCGGTAAAGGATACGGGAATCGGAATAGATGAAAAGGACCTTGATAAATTATTCCAGCCTTTCCTGCAGATAGACCCGGCACTCACACGCAGATATGAAGGCGTAGGTCTGGGACTTATGATCGTGAAGAGATTCGTTGAGATGCATGGCGGGAACATTCAGGTGAGCAGTGAACCTGACAAAGGCAGTGATTTTACCTTCACCATACCTGAGAACTATGAGATATGA